The following proteins come from a genomic window of Anas platyrhynchos isolate ZD024472 breed Pekin duck chromosome 12, IASCAAS_PekinDuck_T2T, whole genome shotgun sequence:
- the ATMIN gene encoding ATM interactor, which produces MAAAARRGAGPGQAALPPGAGGGGVGGEAAPARELVRPSVTELCQVRTNILCTVPGCAKVLPNSPALSMHLSKAHRMQDGKFNAPIRKGLKTPQKFYCCPIEGCPRGPNRPFSQFSLVKQHFMKMHAEKKHKCDKCSNSYGTEWYLKRHIEDCGKTFRCTCGCPYASRPALLSHIYRTGHEIPAEHRDPPSKKRKMETSVHNQQLAEKANKALIDTHNSNPGTQELESSEVKLVASFEGSCNSNLTKQVQPKCTPKMLLPKPKVALVKLPVMQLAHLPVYVSATDSSVKPVVVAVDNQGSVLSTVHLLPQSVGILIPALEAETLVFKDTMPVSKVTNSGDKEPVSTGVQVDLDKVAPNSPGQEPGNVCHKSNISSINVQTDLSYISQNFVPAAAWTPDSSVSSCSQTDLSFSSQVSLPISVQTQTLLPASKLTSSIAAQTDDFSQVCFPTCGISRETQTSRTQDSIDGRVQMDQAVMCGDIFDNVHSSYNVSTQIELPENNLMTANIDQALLQRSNCKSLNQDTVKSESLIGFNTQTNILPPQNTMDNQTQTMDLLSDLENIFSGNMSGQTLDNRGLLSETSSNADTHLPSGPSQSTGIDFDIEEFFSASNIQTQTEESELGTLNSEPVLESLDIETQTDFLFSDSATQSYSCRGNSNFLGLEMFDTQTQTDLNFFLDSNTHLPLGSILKQSSFSMSTDSSDTETQTEVYPATKNIPNQSIESKVQLSSAETQTMDSCFENLGNLFLTSNETQTAMDDFLLADLAWNTMESQFSSVETQTCEELCSLFQSSDKPSH; this is translated from the exons atggcggcggcggcgcggcggggcgcggggccaGGGCAGGCGGCACTGCCGCCGGGTGCTGGCggaggaggggtggggggggaggcggcTCCCGCCCGGGAGCTGGTGCGGCCGTCGGTGACGGAGCTGTGCCAGGTGCGCACCAACATCCTGTGCACCGTGCCCGGCTGCGCCAAGGTGCTGCCCAACAGCCCCGCGCTCAGCATGCACCTCAGCAAGGCGCACCGCATGCAG gATGGAAAATTTAATGCACCCATAAGGAAAGGGTTGAAAACTCCACAGAAATTCTACTGCTGTCCTATCGAAGGCTGCCCTAGAGGACCAAACAGACCATTTTCCCAATTTTCTCTTGTGAAACAG CACTTTATGAAGATGCATGCTGAAAAGAAGCACAAATGTGATAAATGTAGTAACTCCTATGGTACAGAATGGTATTTGAAACGGCACATAGAGGACTGTGGCAAGACTTTCCGGTGTACTTGCGGGTGCCCATATGCCAGCAGGCCAGCATTACTGTCTCATATTTACAGAACTGGCCACGAAATTCCTGCAGAGCACAG GGATCCTCCtagtaagaaaaggaaaatggaaaccTCCGTACATAATCAGCAGTTGgcagagaaagcaaataaaGCACTCATCGATACACATAATAGTAATCCTGGCACTCAGGAATTGGAGTCATCTGAAGTGAAACTAGTGGCCTCTTTTGAAGGTTCCTGCAATTCTAACCTCACGAAGCAAGTACAGCCAAAATGTACACCGAAGATGCTTTTGCCAAAGCCCAAGGTGGCTTTGGTTAAACTTCCAGTGATGCAGCTCGCTCACTTGCCTGTGTATGTGTCTGCAACAGATTCTTCTGTCAAACCTGTTGTAGTGGCTGTTGATAATCAAGGTTCAGTTTTAAGTACCGTTCACTTATTGCCTCAGTCTGTAGGAATTCTGATTCCAGCACTGGAGGCAGAAACTCTTGTATTTAAAGACACTATGCCTGTCTCAAAAGTAACAAATTCTGGTGATAAGGAACCAGTAAGCACTGGTGTGCAAGTTGACTTGGACAAGGTTGCACCAAATAGCCCAGGTCAAGAACCGGGGAATGTTTGTCATAAGAGTAACATTTCTTCAATAAATGTACAGACTGACTTATCTTATATTTCACAGAACTTTGTGCCGGCTGCAGCCTGGACTCCCGATTCTTCTGTGTCTTCTTGCTCTCAGACAGATCTGTCATTTAGTTCACAGGTTTCACTACCCATCAGTGTACAAACACAGAcgctgctgcctgcttccaaACTGACTTCATCCATAGCTGCTCAGACTGATGATTTCAGTCAGGTTTGTTTCCCTACATGTGGCATTTCTAGAGAGACACAAACCAGTAGAACACAGGACTCCATTGATGGAAGAGTGCAAATGGACCAGGCTGTCATGTGCGGTGACATCTTTGACAACGTTCATTCATCATACAATGTTTCTACTCAGATTGAGCTTCCAGAAAACAATTTAATGACTGCAAATATTGATCAAGCCTTGCTGCAGAGGAGTAATTGCAAGAGCCTCAATCAAGATACAGTCAAGTCTGAATCCCTTATCGGCTTTAATACCCAGACTAATATACTTCCACCTCAAAATACGATGGATAATCAAACGCAGACAATGGACTTGCTAAGTGATCTGGAAAATATCTTTTCAGGAAACATGTCTGGCCAGACCCTGGATAATCGTGGCCTTTTGTCCGAGACTAGCTCTAATGCTGACACACATCTGCCATCTGGTCCATCACAGAGCACAGGAATAGACTTTGACATTGAGGAGTTCTTTTCAGCATCCAATATCCAAACTCAGACTGAAGAGAGCGAGCTTGGTACCCTAAACTCTGAGCCAGTTTTGGAGTCGCTGGACATTGAAACTCAGACCGATTTCTTATTTTCAGATAGTGCCACTCAATCGTATAGCTGCAGAGGGAATTCTAACTTCTTAGGTTTGGAGATGTttgacacacagacacagacagacTTGAATTTCTTCTTGGACAGTAATACCCACCTGCCTTTAGGAAGCATTCTGAAGCAGTCTAGTTTCTCCATGAGTACTGACTCATCGGATACAGAAACCCAGACAGAAGTATATCCTGCCACTAAAAACATACCTAATCAGAGCATAGAAAGCAAAGTCCAGCTCAGTAGTGCTGAAACACAGACTATGGACAGCTGCTTTGAGAATCTGGGGAATTTATTCCTTACCAGCAACGAGACACAGACAGCAATGGATGACTTTCTTCTGGCTGACTTAGCCTGGAATACAATGGAGTCCCAGTTCAGTTCGGTAGAAACACAGACCTGTGAAGAGCTGTGCTCCTTGTTTCAGAGCTCTGACAAGCCCAGCCATTGA
- the C12H16orf46 gene encoding uncharacterized protein C16orf46 homolog isoform X1: MRGAAGGCGGGGRRAARALLRLSDRGAAPESRAPGCGWEEAVQGWGSTDPLACFQLQKQIKKSKASETSNNCLLCLDMVQATDKCSGQEVKTTRNQSKAESKLNTEAAADTAPEEISAHSSKSNCSTTHGSKTEICNKKVHSFRTCQGEKKNLPIKEYCMWNLEDVKNPDAVKHKAIKPQALDVLDPNGCESLTSKSSQVLPPVKYATPKDTSDPSWKNKQAIILQNTLNGTSVEIASCSHDAKGTEQKSKKGADTMNDKMKEKGEIHEPSAFFSSHSEVSLLQEDPEQLSWHCALTSDRSIATIPNPTASKKNIHQACMQVPHTKGIQYTKHDIRGSLTYNARNRYAEVKEGNKSEMQAVPLVSGLLPSLKASHTARAELLPRLN, from the exons ATGCGGGGCGCGGCGGGCGGCtgtggcggcggggggcggcgggcggcgcgggCCCTGCTGCGCCTCAGCGACCGCGGCGCCGCCCCGGAGAGCCGGGCCCCGGGCTGCGGCTGGGAGGAGGCC GTGCAAGGCTGGGGTTCCACCGATCCACTTGCTTGctttcagctgcaaaaacaaatCAAGAAATCAAAGGCAAGTGAAACCTCCAACAATTGCCTGCTTTGCTTAGACATGGTGCAAGCTACTGACAAATGTTCAGGCCAAGAAGTCAAGACTACAAGAAATCaatcaaaagcagaaagcaagttAAACACAGAGGCTGCAGCTGATACTGCTCCAGAAGAGATTTCAGCCCATTCTAGTAAGTCTAACTGTTCTACAACACATGgcagtaaaacagaaatatgtAACAAAAAGGTACACTCTTTCAGAACATGCCAGGGTGAAAAGAAGAACCTGCCAATAAAAGAATACTGTATGTGGAACCTAGAAGACGTGAAAAATCCAGATGCTGTAAAGCATAAAGCGATAAAACCCCAGGCACTTGATGTGCTTGATCCAAATGGCTGTGAATCTTTGACTTCAAAATCTTCACAAGTACTTCCACCCGTGAAATATGCCACTCCCAAGGACACTTCAGACCCTTCCTGGAAGAACAAGCAAGCCATTATCCTTCAGAACACACTCAATGGTACTTCAGTTGAGATTGCTTCCTGCAGTCATGACGCTAAAGGAACAGAGCAAAAGAGTAAAAAAGGAGCTGACACCATGAAtgataaaatgaaggaaaaaggagaaattcatGAACCATCAGCATTTTTCTCAAGTCATTCAGAGGTCTCCCTCCTGCAGGAAGATCCTGAACAGTTATCCTGGCACTGTGCTCTTACATCTGACAGAAGCATTGCAACCATTCCTAATCCTACTGCTTCCAAAAAGAACATTCATCAGGCCTGTATGCAGGTTCCACACACAAAAGGAATACAATACACAAAACATGACATCCGAGGCTCTTTAACCTACAATGCCAGGAACAGGTATGCTGAGGTCAAGGAAGGAAACAAATCAGAAATGCAGGCGGTTCCCCTGGTCTCTGGACTATTACCTTCCCTAAAGGCCAGTCACACTGCAAGAGCTGAACTGCTGCCTAGACTGAACTAA
- the C12H16orf46 gene encoding uncharacterized protein C16orf46 homolog isoform X3, whose translation MRGAAGGCGGGGRRAARALLRLSDRGAAPESRAPGCGWEEAVQGWGSTDPLACFQLQKQIKKSKASETSNNCLLCLDMVQATDKCSGQEVKTTRNQSKAESKLNTEAAADTAPEEISAHSSKSNCSTTHGSKTEICNKKVHSFRTCQGEKKNLPIKEYCMWNLEDVKNPDAVKHKAIKPQALDVLDPNGCESLTSKSSQVLPPVKYATPKDTSDPSWKNKQAIILQNTLNGTSVEIASCSHDAKGTEQKSKKGADTMNDKMKEKGEIHEPSAFFSSHSEVSLLQEDPEQLSWHCALTSDRSIATIPNPTASKKNIHQACMQVPHTKGIQYTKHDIRGSLTYNARNR comes from the exons ATGCGGGGCGCGGCGGGCGGCtgtggcggcggggggcggcgggcggcgcgggCCCTGCTGCGCCTCAGCGACCGCGGCGCCGCCCCGGAGAGCCGGGCCCCGGGCTGCGGCTGGGAGGAGGCC GTGCAAGGCTGGGGTTCCACCGATCCACTTGCTTGctttcagctgcaaaaacaaatCAAGAAATCAAAGGCAAGTGAAACCTCCAACAATTGCCTGCTTTGCTTAGACATGGTGCAAGCTACTGACAAATGTTCAGGCCAAGAAGTCAAGACTACAAGAAATCaatcaaaagcagaaagcaagttAAACACAGAGGCTGCAGCTGATACTGCTCCAGAAGAGATTTCAGCCCATTCTAGTAAGTCTAACTGTTCTACAACACATGgcagtaaaacagaaatatgtAACAAAAAGGTACACTCTTTCAGAACATGCCAGGGTGAAAAGAAGAACCTGCCAATAAAAGAATACTGTATGTGGAACCTAGAAGACGTGAAAAATCCAGATGCTGTAAAGCATAAAGCGATAAAACCCCAGGCACTTGATGTGCTTGATCCAAATGGCTGTGAATCTTTGACTTCAAAATCTTCACAAGTACTTCCACCCGTGAAATATGCCACTCCCAAGGACACTTCAGACCCTTCCTGGAAGAACAAGCAAGCCATTATCCTTCAGAACACACTCAATGGTACTTCAGTTGAGATTGCTTCCTGCAGTCATGACGCTAAAGGAACAGAGCAAAAGAGTAAAAAAGGAGCTGACACCATGAAtgataaaatgaaggaaaaaggagaaattcatGAACCATCAGCATTTTTCTCAAGTCATTCAGAGGTCTCCCTCCTGCAGGAAGATCCTGAACAGTTATCCTGGCACTGTGCTCTTACATCTGACAGAAGCATTGCAACCATTCCTAATCCTACTGCTTCCAAAAAGAACATTCATCAGGCCTGTATGCAGGTTCCACACACAAAAGGAATACAATACACAAAACATGACATCCGAGGCTCTTTAACCTACAATGCCAGGAACAG GTAA
- the C12H16orf46 gene encoding uncharacterized protein C16orf46 homolog isoform X2 has product MRGAAGGCGGGGRRAARALLRLSDRGAAPESRAPGCGWEEAVQGWGSTDPLACFQLQKQIKKSKASETSNNCLLCLDMVQATDKCSGQEVKTTRNQSKAESKLNTEAAADTAPEEISAHSSKSNCSTTHGSKTEICNKKVHSFRTCQGEKKNLPIKEYCMWNLEDVKNPDAVKHKAIKPQALDVLDPNGCESLTSKSSQVLPPVKYATPKDTSDPSWKNKQAIILQNTLNGTSVEIASCSHDAKGTEQKSKKGADTMNDKMKEKGEIHEPSAFFSSHSEVSLLQEDPEQLSWHCALTSDRSIATIPNPTASKKNIHQACMQVPHTKGIQYTKHDIRGSLTYNARNSVCSSPVLHI; this is encoded by the exons ATGCGGGGCGCGGCGGGCGGCtgtggcggcggggggcggcgggcggcgcgggCCCTGCTGCGCCTCAGCGACCGCGGCGCCGCCCCGGAGAGCCGGGCCCCGGGCTGCGGCTGGGAGGAGGCC GTGCAAGGCTGGGGTTCCACCGATCCACTTGCTTGctttcagctgcaaaaacaaatCAAGAAATCAAAGGCAAGTGAAACCTCCAACAATTGCCTGCTTTGCTTAGACATGGTGCAAGCTACTGACAAATGTTCAGGCCAAGAAGTCAAGACTACAAGAAATCaatcaaaagcagaaagcaagttAAACACAGAGGCTGCAGCTGATACTGCTCCAGAAGAGATTTCAGCCCATTCTAGTAAGTCTAACTGTTCTACAACACATGgcagtaaaacagaaatatgtAACAAAAAGGTACACTCTTTCAGAACATGCCAGGGTGAAAAGAAGAACCTGCCAATAAAAGAATACTGTATGTGGAACCTAGAAGACGTGAAAAATCCAGATGCTGTAAAGCATAAAGCGATAAAACCCCAGGCACTTGATGTGCTTGATCCAAATGGCTGTGAATCTTTGACTTCAAAATCTTCACAAGTACTTCCACCCGTGAAATATGCCACTCCCAAGGACACTTCAGACCCTTCCTGGAAGAACAAGCAAGCCATTATCCTTCAGAACACACTCAATGGTACTTCAGTTGAGATTGCTTCCTGCAGTCATGACGCTAAAGGAACAGAGCAAAAGAGTAAAAAAGGAGCTGACACCATGAAtgataaaatgaaggaaaaaggagaaattcatGAACCATCAGCATTTTTCTCAAGTCATTCAGAGGTCTCCCTCCTGCAGGAAGATCCTGAACAGTTATCCTGGCACTGTGCTCTTACATCTGACAGAAGCATTGCAACCATTCCTAATCCTACTGCTTCCAAAAAGAACATTCATCAGGCCTGTATGCAGGTTCCACACACAAAAGGAATACAATACACAAAACATGACATCCGAGGCTCTTTAACCTACAATGCCAGGAACAG TGTCTGTTCCAGTCCTGTGcttcatatttaa
- the LOC113844956 gene encoding protein phosphatase 1 regulatory subunit 3E-like produces MDKAGSLHSAVPAPPPRLYLPRNFSCSACLYGSLAEQCKGGCSPDGDPPPPPPPPPLPPPPPVVREAAGEKPPAAPRGREPSVPAVPPSPTQRRRAKSLPTPGDRSLRPALQQSPARRKTVRFADSLGLELTSVRHFCQADLPRVPPPQPPPRPADLLKTRKPPALGELEPVLFGPPPPLLEPLFPPQPGASPGFAERVRQHKVRLEWVRAEPAGLRGAVRVLNLAYEKAVSVRYTLNRWASCAEVPAAYQPHGPPDGSTDRFAFHLPLGAAVAADATLEFAVRYRVAGAEYWDNNGGSNYRLRGRPPSPAALCPPQDPDSTAWIHFI; encoded by the coding sequence ATGGATAAAGCCGGCTCCCTGCACAGCGCCgtgcccgccccgccgccccggctCTACCTGCCGCGCAACTTCAGCTGCAGCGCCTGCCTCTATGGCAGCCTGGCCGAGCAGTGCAAGGGCGGCTGCAGCCCCGACGGcgaccccccccctcctcctcctccacctccccttCCTCCACCGCCGCCCGTGGTGCGGGAAGCGGCGGGCGAGAAGCCCCCGGCGGcgccccggggccgggagccGTCGGTGCCCGCGGTGCCGCCCAGCCCCACGCAGCGCCGCCGGGCCAAGTCGCTGCCCACGCCCGGCGACCGCAGCCTGCGGCCGGCGCTGCAGCAGAGCCCGGCCCGCCGCAAGACGGTTCGCTTCGCCGACTCGCTCGGCCTGGAGCTCACCTCCGTGCGCCACTTCTGCCAGGCCGACCTGCCGCGGGTGCCGCCGCCGCAGCCCCCTCCTCGCCCCGCCGACCTGCTCAAGACCAGGAAGCCCCCGGCGCTGGGCGAGCTGGAGCCGGTGCTCTtcgggccgccgccgccgctgctggaGCCGCTCTTCCCTCCGCAGCCCGGCGCCAGCCCCGGCTTCGCCGAGCGGGTCCGGCAGCACAAGGTGAGGCTGGAGTGGGTGCGGGCGGAGCCGGCGGGGCTGCGCGGCGCCGTGCGCGTCCTCAACCTGGCCTACGAGAAGGCCGTGTCGGTGCGCTACACGCTCAACCGCTGGGCCAGCTGCGCCGAGGTGCCCGCCGCCTACCAGCCCCACGGGCCCCCCGACGGCAGCACCGACCGCTTCGCCTTCCACCTGCCCCTCGGCGCCGCCGTGGCCGCCGACGCCACGCTGGAGTTCGCCGTCCGCTACCGCGTGGCCGGCGCCGAGTACTGGGACAACAACGGCGGCAGCAACTACCGCCTGCGGGGCCGCCCGCCCTCCCCGGCCGCCCTCTGCCCGCCGCAGGACCCCGACAGCACCGCCTGGATCCACTTCATCTGA